Proteins encoded by one window of Hypomesus transpacificus isolate Combined female unplaced genomic scaffold, fHypTra1 scaffold_107, whole genome shotgun sequence:
- the rabgap1l gene encoding uncharacterized protein rabgap1l isoform X6 — MMEEISITVAYDAHVINQFCEEDVLANMVAHSKPRHVVPTKKLKKFEKEYLSFRESQLQQEDPIDRYQLRSV; from the exons ATGATGGAAGAAATCTCGATCACGGTGGCGTACGACGCTCACGTCATCAACCAGTTCTGTGAGGAGGACGTTCTGGCCAACATGGTGGCCCACTCCAAGCCCAGACACGTg gtgcCCACCAAGAAGCTGAAGAAGTTTGAGAAGGAGTACCTGTCCTTCAGGGAGAGCCAGCTCCAGCAGGAGGACCCTATCGACCGATACCAG ctCAGGTCTGTGTAG